One window of the Zea mays cultivar B73 chromosome 3, Zm-B73-REFERENCE-NAM-5.0, whole genome shotgun sequence genome contains the following:
- the LOC118476702 gene encoding uncharacterized protein, translating into MLVKEEGLGEEIKYEMPKAWVQFTGLPKELREYSVIWAVGSMLGISKEVDMLFTRKFDRARLKVAVLDPNLIPQVVDVVIGDYLYELKFRVESEAEGDQPLPMDMDHIGENDDDEFQDQNKDHKIGERGSKGASLKGTSKDSAGAVNKVSDSMLNSNTTSGKSVCAGHTQLVLEQSQGTSLSVNAISIEKLGSIPEALSGTAQALRRSSRRSDSVSEDSLVRAVRLKAGYNLDDQPTKGSLQGSILVPLLVSASA; encoded by the coding sequence ATGCTTGTCAAGGAAGAGGGGCTTGGAGAGGAAATAAAATATGAGATGCCTAAGGCTTGGGTGCAGTTCACTGGTTTACCTAAGGAACTTAGAGAGTACTCAGTAATCTGGGCGGTTGGTTCTATGCTAGGCATCTCAAAAGAGGTGGATATGTTGTTTACTCGGAAATTTGACAGGGCAAGGCTGAAGGTGGCCGTGCTTGACCCGAATTTGATTCCGCAAGTAGTTGATGTGGTAATTGGAGACTACTTATATGAACTGAAATTCAGGGTGGAGTCAGAAGCTGAAGGTGACCAGCCTTTGCCGATGGATATGGATCATATCGGggaaaatgatgatgatgaattTCAGGATCAAAACAAGGATCACAAAATAGGTGAAAGAGGGAGTAAGGGGGCGAGCTTGAAGGGAACATCAAAGGATTCAGCAGGGGCAGTTAACAAGGTGTCGGATTCTATGCTGAACAGCAACACGACCAGTGGGAAATCGGTGTGCGCTGGCCATACACAGCTGGTTCTGGAACAATCTCAGGGCACCAGTCTCTCGGTCAATGCTATTAGTATTGAAAAGTTGGGCAGTATCCCGGAGGCGTTGTCAGGAACAGCGCAAGCACTGCGTCGTAGCTCGCGCCGCTCAGATTCGGTGAGTGAAGACTCGCTTGTTCGAGCAGTACGGCTGAAAGCGGGATACAACCTGGACGACCAGCCGACTAAAG